Genomic DNA from Hordeum vulgare subsp. vulgare chromosome 2H, MorexV3_pseudomolecules_assembly, whole genome shotgun sequence:
AGAACACTAAGCGGCAAGATACATAGGCGGTGGAAGTAACTTACAAAGCCTCAAACACTTCACGTGGGAAGGATCTTACAACGGACAACAAAGTTGAAGAACTCGAGGTCCTCCTACGCGACTAAACATGGACAAAAGCAAAGCCGACTCTCTAAAGGGAGTGAAGATGCACCAACAAAACATGCCATCACCAAACAGTAAGGACGTTGGCAAGGCACAACCATCCATCTCCGTCTTTCAAGGAGGCCACAACCTCCTCGCCTGGATCGCAAGGCGTCGCACCGTTGAAGGCCGGAAAGTTTCCATGAACATGGACGGAGGCCCCCGTAACGAAGGGGCAGGATCATAACACACCAAATGTGTCAACGAGGTTCTACCATAGGAAGGCACACTAAACAACCCATGGCTAGAACATGACGAAGGAAAAGCAAAGGCTTAAACGAGGTAGGGCATGCCACCGGTAGCTCTCAATGAGCGCACATAGTGCCCATGACCACTCAaccctcaaggcgacgccttcaagaaggtcaCAGCGTCAAGGACGACGCCGCCGCCCACCaaagttagggttttcacccaaGAGGCTGAGAGGAGGGGAGTGAGGGAGCAAACCTTGACCAACGTCTCCAAGAAGAATAGCGGCACCATTGGGCATCGTTGTTGGTGTGGACGGATGGAGCCGACCtaggggtttcccccaatccgGATTTTCCTCTACCAGCTTCGCCCGTAGCCAGGGACCCAACAAGCCACACCGACGTCACCAGGAACCATCATGAGAGAAGCACACCGAGCTGGGGCAGAGGACAACTGCCATATATGGCATCGCCGGCCGCCGGAGTAGCCACGTGAGACCCTGGTCCACCGACGACCCATCGGTCGCCCGACCAGATCGCCGGAACCATACCAACCCCACTGCTTGCCGCATAAAAAAGGAGCCTCGTTAGAGAGGCTGCCGCCCAGATTTAGTGCTCCCCGATGCAAACCAGAGCCGCAAAGGGCCCGTCGCTGCAGTCCCCGGCTGCGCCACGGGCTTGCCCGATGCCAACCTCATGCGGCGGTGAGGGGGGAGGgggaacggggggggggggatgtgtTATGGATGATGATTTAGGATCAGTTGTTGACACCATGCATGGAGAAAAAATGGGCATTATTCACAATGGCAGATTATCTTGTTTCTTAGAGAATTGCAATTATATTTGATCCCATGATGAAAACTATGGAATTTAGTTTGTATGTGCTGTGTACTTTAGTACTTGAGATATGGTTAAATGACAGAAATATAGTACTACCTCCGTAAGTTTTTATAAGACATTCTTAGAGTCTATGCCATTGTAAAAAAAAAGTCTTATATGAAGTTATAGAGGAAGTACCAACTAATTAACCGAGCCATTTTAGTTCGAGTCTCGCCTTTTCAATTTTTGACTCGTTGGCCTCTCGATGTCACTCAGATGCATCTAAGTGTTCGCACATTGATGTAAATAGCGTAGAAACTCTGCTCGTCGGTATAGCCGTGTTCACTACGCAGCGTGGCCCCGATGATTTAAGAAGAGGTTACATGTGATGTGCTCTACACAATGGAAGAATGAGCCACGTTAATTTTTACCAGAGGCCGCCATTGCTGGTTTTCCTCACGAATAGACAAAAGCTTTGCGGATCATTGTATAAAAAGTGAAAGAGTTTGCCATGTCATACGGGAACTTATCTCTTATGCATTTTCTAGGATTTAATCACACTTTCCGTCCACTAAAAGTGCATCATTAGCTAAATTTACAGCACAAGACATGCGTGTACTACTAATGTAAAATCTTTTCATGCATATTTTGTTTTGCGGTAGAGCCAGGTTATGTGCGATGATGTGCTATACATGATGAAGTGAGGAGCCATGTAAAGTTTGTCCTGGAGGCCACAATAGGGGATCATCACATTGAAAGGAAAAAAGAGTTGTCGCATGACTGCTGAAAGAAGACTATTTTCATCGCATTTACTAGGATTTAATTATACATTTGCGGGTACATTATTGTTGGCCATAGCTAAATTTAGAGTACACCTCAGTAGGTTGAATGCACACATTCTATGAACACATAGATATAATGTTAACGTAAACTCTTTTGGTGCacattttctgggattttagtgcTACTTTTGCCTTCATTTGAGCAGGGGCTTTTAGTTGGTAAGGAACGATCTCTTCCCCCACAAACCGCTGAAAAGCCAGTCACTATTATATATCATAATATCAGTCGTCTGCTTGAGCTTCACTCAGCAACAAGTCAAAAAACCATCAACCAACAGCAACACCTTACACCAGCTGCGGCACATATCACTAGTACCACTCTTCAACAAAGATTCGTGCTTAAACCCCAGCTCCTCTGCCTTGGCGTACACTTGAGAGCTGAGGGAGTAGGTTTAGCACTAGTAGCCAGCCAGCCATAATCAAATCAAATTGAAGAAAAAGGCCAGCAAGCTGAGCTTAATTAAGCTCCCATTGTCAGTGGTAGCACCGCATTTGAGTTTCTTAATCCCTCTCTTTCCCTCCCTCCAATGCACACCCACACTCTATGTTTCTCtctctatgctttgaaattaggcACACTCACACTCTATGTTTCTCtctctatgctttgaaattaagCACACTCACACTCTATGTTTCTCtctctatgctttgaaattaggcACACTCACACTCTATGTTTCTCtctctatgctttgaaattaggcACACTCACACTCTATGTTTCTCtctctatgctttgaaattagacACACTCACACTCTATGTTTCTCTCTCTACACTTTGAAATTAGGCACACTCACACTCTATGTTTCTCTCTCTACACTTTGAAATTAGGCACACTTACACTCTATGTTTCTCTCTCTACACTTTgaaattagagagagagagagagaccgacaaacaaacaaacaaagaaaGAGCTTGGATGTTGAGAAGCCCAATGCATCGATGCAAGAACCCTACCCTATTCTTTCTTTCATTCTTTCATTCATGGAGGAGaggacacaagcaagcaaacacctttgagagttttgaggaagagatagagagagaatcctagagagagagagagagtgtgtgagAGAGaatcctagagagagagagagagagagattgccatctctcTCCGTCCATAGGCAGGGCTGGCATAGAGATGGTGGTCATAGTGTGTCGTGCACGCAGTCGCAGTCGCAGTGCCCCAGCCCAGTTTTTGATGCCGCTGCTGCCGGCGACGACGGCAACCCCCCCGatgcgccacctcctcctcccactCTTACTcaacctcctcgtcctcctcacctccaccaccgccgccactccCTCCTCCCCCAACACAAACACAGAGGTCGCATTCCTCTCCTCATGGTTGGCCGCGTCCCCCTCGCGCCCGCCGGACTGGGCCCCGGCCGCCTCGTCCCCGTGCAAGTGGTCGCACGTCGCCTGCGACGCCGCCGGGAAGGCAGTTGTTTCAGTCGCCTTCCAGTCCGTGCACCTCGCCGTGCCGGCGCCCTCCGGCCTCTGCGCCGCGCTGCCCGGGCTCGTCAGCTTTGTCGTGTCGGACGCGAACCTGACGGGCGGCGTGCCTGAGGACCTCGCGCTGTGCCGCCGCCTCGCCACGCTTGACCTCAGCGGCAACTCCCTCACCGGCCCCGTCCCGGCGTCGCTCGGCAACTTGACGGCGCTCGAGTCGCTCGTGCTCAACACCAACCTGCTCTCCGGCCCTATCCCGGCCGAGCTCGGCGGCCTCGCGGGGTCGCTCAAGGGCCTGCTGCTCTTCGACAACCGCCTCTCCGGCGAGCTCCCCGCGGAGCTCGGCGCGCTGCGGCGGCTCGAGTCCCTCCGCGCCGGTGGGAATCATGACCTCTCCGGCCCGATACCCGAATCCTTCTCCAAGCTGTCCAACCTCGCCGTGCTCGGCCTCGCGGATACAAAGATCTCCGGCCAGCTGCCGTCGTCGATCGGCAACCTCAAGAGCCTCCAGACGCTGTCGATATACACCACCATGCTGTCCGGCTCCATCCCGCCGGAGCTGGCCCTCTGCGGGAACCTCACCGACGTGTACCTCTACGAGAACGCGCTCTCCGGCGCGCTCCCGCCCGAGCTCGGCGCTCTCCAGAGCCTCCAGAAGCTGCTCCTGTGGCAGAACGCGCTCACGGGACCCATCCCGGACAGCTTCGGCAACCTCACCTCGCTCGTCTCGCTCGACCTCTCCATCAACTCCATCTCCGGCGCCATCCCGCCGTCGCTCGGCCGGCTGCCGGCGCTGCAGGACCTGATGCTCAGCGACAACAACATTACCGGCACCATCCCCGTGCTGCTCGCCAATGCGACGTCGCTCGTGCAGCTGCAGCTTGACACCAACGACATCTCTGGCCTCATCCCGCCGGAGCTCGGCCGGAGCTTGACCAACCTGCAGGTGCTGTTCGCGTGGCAGAACCGCCTCGAGGGCGCCATCCCGGTCACGGTCGCGTCCATGTCGAGCCTCCAGGCGCTCGACCTCTCGCACAACCGCCTTACCGGCGCCGTGCCGCCGGGGCTCTTCCTGCTGCGCAACCTCACCAAGCTGCTAATCTTGTCCAACGACCTCTCCGGCGTGATACCCCCGGAGATTGGGAAGGCGGCTAGCCTAGTGCGGCTCAGGCTCGGCGGCAACCGCATCGCCGGGGAGATCCCCGCGGCCGTGGGCGGGATGAAGAGCATCGTCTTCCTTGACCTCGGCAGCAACCGCCTCACCGGCGCCGTGCCCTCCGAGGTCGGCGACTGCTCGCAGCTCCAGATGCTCGACCTCAGCAACAACACGCTCAACGGAGCCCTGCCGGAGTCGCTCGCCGGCGTGCGCGGCCTGCAGGAGCTCGACGTCTCGCACAACCAGCTCACCGGCCCCGTGCCTGAATCATTCGGAAGGCTGGCGGTGCTGAGCCGTCTCGTCCTCGCCGGCAACGCGCTGTCAGGCACGATACCGGCGGCGCTCGGGCGGTGCCGCGCGCTCGAGCTGCTCGACCTCAGCGACAACCGTCTCTCGGGCACCATCCCGAACGAGCTCTGCAGCCTCGCCGGCCTCGACATCGCCCTCAACCTCAGCCGCAACAGCCTAACGggcaggatcccggcgaggatatcGGAGCTGAGCAAGCTGTCCGTGCTCGACCTGTCCTACAACGCGTTCTCCGGCAGCCTCACGGCGCTCGCCGGGCTTGACAACCTCGTCACGCTCAATGTGTCGCAGAACAACTTGTCCGGGTACCTCCCGGACACGAAGCTCTTCCGGCAGCTCTCGGCGTCCAGCCTCGCCGGGAACTCGGGGCTGTGCACCAAAGGCGGCGACGTGTGCTTCGTTGGCGTGGACGCCGACGGGCGGCCGATGTCGGTGACCGCCAGCGACGATGCGCAGCGCGCGCACCGGCTGAAGCTCGCCATCGCGCTGTTGGTGACCGCGACGGTGGCGATGGTGCTCGGGATGATGGGCATACTGAGAGCGCGCGGAGgcaggggcgggggcgggggcgggagcAGCGACTCGGAGGCCGGCGGCGGGGAGCTCGGGTGGCCGTGGCAGTTCACGCCGTTCCAGAAGGTGAGCTTCTCGGTGGAGCAGGTGGTGCGGAGCCTGGTCGACGCCAACATCATCGGCAAGGGCGTGTCCGGCGTGGTGTACCGGGTGAGCCTGGACTCGGGAGAGACCATCGCCGTGAAGAAGCTGTGGCCGGCCGCGTTCAAGGACGCCGGGGCCGGGCGGGACTCGTTCTCGGCGGAGGTGCGCACGCTGGGCTCCATCCGGCACAAGAACATCGTGAGGTTCCTCGGTTGCTGCTGGAACAAGAGCACGCGGCTGCTCATGTACGACTACATGGCAAACGGCAGCCTCGGCGCCGTGCTCCACGAGCGCGGCGGCGCGCAGCTGGAGTGGGACGTCCGGTACCGGATCGTGCTGGGGTCGGCGCAGGGCCTGGCCTACCTGCACCATGGCTGCTCGCCGCCGATCGTGCACCGGGACATCAAGGCCAACAACATCCTCATCGGCCTCGACTTGGAGGCCTACATCGCCGACTTCGGCCTCGCCAAGCTCGTCGACGAGGGCGCCGATTTGGGCCGCTCCTCCAACACCGTCGCCGGCTCCTACGGCTACATCGCCCCCGGTATGTCAACTCATGTACATGTACAGTAGTAGTATATTGTATTTAATTATGTCAACTCATGTATATAGTACATCTTACCTTATTTTACTACTAATATAGCAAATATTGCTTCTTGCCGCCGTACGTCATTTAAATTGCCCCTAAAATtgattaaaattacccaccaatggcacctataagtcataaaaaacgtttcaaacagaaaAATCTCCGGACTgtgccggcccatgtaggcaccttcTATATTACGCTCTAGCCGTTGAAAAAAGATGCATCACACCTATTTGGATCGGCCCATGCGTGGGTGCCTGTTTTTTTGGTTtagttcttttatttttctttttagttccattttgtttttgtactttaaataatttagaactttaaataacttttctaaattttaagaaactgagaatttcgaaataaaatattaaagaaaacatatttttttgagaattcaaaaactactgaggagttttgaaaaatatttgcatatacaaaaaatgtttaaattttaagaaaatgtccataaaatataaaattcaatgattttaaacaaaagtctgtgtaaaaatcttaaaaaaaaattgtgcctctgtttttagtctcattttttattttaatttttccgttccattttttaatttaaataatttagaactttgaaattttttgcaatttataaaactgagaattttgaaataaaagtttgaagaaaacataaaatgtttgtgaattcaaaaaatgctcgtggtttttgtaaaaatattcacaTATTCAGAAAAAAGTTCACAATTTTAAGaaaaatgttggtgaaaacaataaaagtccatgattttaaaaaaagttgtgtattattttttgaatgcagttgaaaaaaaatgtttgctaattcaaaaaatgttcatgcatttcaagaaatgtcctaaaattttaaagacgtaatatgatcagcatcattgaagatttatttatttttctcccgttgcaagctcTTTTGCTAGTAGTATTTAATTATGTCAACTCATGTAATGTaccctccatatatatatatatatatatttaattcGGATGTCAACTCATGATTGATGAACACTAGCTCATGATTGATGAACACTAGCTTGAGGATGATGTAGGACTCTGACTGATGGATGCATGCATACATTGCAGAGTATGGATACATGCTCAAGATCACGGAGAAGAGCGACGTGTACAGCTACGGGGTGGTGGTGCTGGAGGTGCTCACCGGGAAGCAGCCCATCGACCCGACGATCCCGGACGGGCAGCACCTGGTGGACTGGGTGCGGCGGCACAAGGGCGGCGCCGGCGTGCTGGACCCGGCGCTGCAGGGGCGGTCGGACACGGAGGTGGAGGAGATGCTGCAGGTCATGGGCGTGGCCCTGCTGTGCGTCAGCCCCGTCCCCGACGAGCGGCCGGCCATGAAGGACGTCGCCGCCATGCTCAAGGAGATCCGCGAGGAGTACGCCAAGGTCGTCGACGTCCCCCTCAAGGCCACCCCGACGACAATGACCACGTCGACGTCCAACACGCCGCCCTGCCCTGCCCTGGGACTgggagtaatagcagcagcagcagcttctCCGCCATCTACTCTTCATCCAAGGCCAAATCGCCATTCGATTGACTGATCCTAGGCAGGCAGGCGCCAAATTTCATTTTCGTCATGCTGGTTTACTTGGCTCGGCTGTACGTGTAAATGGTTTTGGTTGGTTGCAATGGTGACAccacttcatcttcatcttcatcttcattactgtaagttcacgacttaggaagaaTTACTTTGaggctttttcttttcttcttcttcttcttcttcttcttcttcttcttttatattTGATTTGATGTGTTGAGGAGCTAGCGTTGAATAAAGATCCCAAAGAatcatgccatgccatgccatgccatgtcATCTATGTGTGCAAGTTTCTTCAAATTTATACAAGGACTACTTTGTTTGGTACAAGATCAATGGTGCAGCTAGATCTACTTGTATAAATTTCAGGGACGGGCTATAGAGAAATTGGTGATTTGAAGCAAATATGTAAAATGCTTTCCAGACTAGTGCCGGCCCCTATGAGCTCATCAAGCCGGCCCGGAACATACATATTTCTTGGCCCAGGCCAGTTCCTTGCTAGGGTCGTTGTTACTCCACATTACATATACTCCATCTAGAAATGCATGGGAAGCACTACTGCAGAATCTTATGTTACGATCCATCTTCCTCTCTGCATCACTTTTCATGTAACCATCATCGTTGTAACTAGGCTCGATCCATCTTCCTCTCTGCATCACTTCTCATGGAACCATCATCCTTTGTAGCTAGGCTCGATCCATCTTCCTCTCTGCATCACTTCTCATGGAACCATCATCGTTTGTAGCTAGGCTCGATCCATCTTCCTCTCTGCATCACTTTTCATGGAATCATCATCGTTTGTAGCTAGGCTCGATCGATCTTCCTCTCTGCATCACTTCTCATGGAATCATCATCGTTGTAGCTAGGCTCGATCCATCTTCCTCTCTGCATCACTTCTCATGGAATCATCATCGTTGTAGCTAGGCTCGATCCATCTTCCTCTGCATCACTTCTCATGGAATCATCATCGTTGTAGCTAGGCTCGATCCATCTTCCTCTGCATCACTTCTCATGGAATCATCATCGTTGTAGCCAGGCTCGATCCATCTTCCTCTCTGCATCACTTCTCATGGAACCATCATCGTTTGTAGCTAGGCTCGATCCATCTTCCTCTCTGCATCACTTTTCAGGGAATCATCATCGTTTGTAGCTAGGCTCAATCGATCTTCCTCTCTGCATCACTTCTCACGGAATCATCATCGTTGTAGCTAGGCTCGATCCATCTTCCTCTCTGCATCACTTCTCATGGAATCATCATCGTTGTAGCTAGGCTCGATCCATCTTCCTCTGCATCACTTCTCATGGAATCATCATCGTTGTAGCTAGGCTCGATCCATCTTCCTCTGCATCACTTCTCATGGAATCATCATCGTTGTAGCTAGGCTCGATCCATCTTCCTCTCTGCATCACTTCTCATGGAACCATCATCGTTTGTAGCTAGGCTCGATCCATCTTCCTCTCTGCATCACTTTTCATGGAATCATCATCGTTTGTAGCTAGGCTCGATCGATCTTCCTCTCTGCATCACTTCTCATGGAATCATCATCGTTGTAGCTAGGCTCGATCCATCTTCCTCTCTGCATCACTTCTCATGGAATCATCATCGTTGTATCTAGGCTCGATCCATCTTCCTCTGCATCACTTCTCATGGAATCATCATCGTTGTAGCTAGGCTCGATCCATCTTCCTCTCTGCATCACTTCTCATGGAACCATCATCATTTGTAGCTAGGCTCGACCCATCTTCCTCTCTGCATCACTTCACATGGAATCATCATTGTTGTAGCTAGGCTCGATCGATCTTCCTCTCTGCATCACTTCTCATGGAATCATCATCGTTGTAGCTAGGCTCGATCGATCTTCCTCTCTGCATCACTTCTCATGGAATCATCATCGTTGTAGCTAGGCTCGATCCATCTTCCTCTGCATCACTTCTCATGGAATCATCATCGTTGTAGCTAGGCTCGATCGATCTTCCTCTCTGCATCACTTCTCATGGAATCATCATCGTTGTAGCTAGGCTCGATCCATCTTCCTCTCTGCATCACTTCTCATGGAAGCATCATCGTTGTAGCTAGGCTCGATCGATCTTCCTCTCTGCATCACTTCTCATGGAATTATCATCGTTGTAGCTAGGCTCGATCGATCTTCCTCTCTGCATCACTTCTCATGGAATCATCATCGTTGTAGCTAGGCTCGATCGATCTTCCTCTCTGCATCACTTCTCATGGAATCATCATTGTTGTAGCTAGGCTCGATCGATCTTCCTCTCCGCATCACTTCTCATGGAATCATCATCGTTGTAGCTAGGCTCGATCGATCTTCCTCTCTGCATCACTTCTCATGGAATCATCATCGTTGTAGCTAGGCTCGATCGATCTTCCTCTCTGCATCACTTCTCATGGAATCATCATCGTTGTAGCTAGGCTCGATCGATCTTCCTCTCTGCATCACTTCTCATGGAATCATCATCGTTGTAGCTAGGCTCGATCGATCTTCCTCTCTGCATCACTTCTCATGGAATCATCATCGTTGTAGCTAGGCTCGATCGATCTTCCTCTCTGCATCACTTCT
This window encodes:
- the LOC123431499 gene encoding LOW QUALITY PROTEIN: LRR receptor-like serine/threonine-protein kinase RGI1 (The sequence of the model RefSeq protein was modified relative to this genomic sequence to represent the inferred CDS: inserted 1 base in 1 codon), whose protein sequence is MVVIVCRARSRSRSAPAQFLMPLLPATTATPPMRHLLLPLLLNLLVLLTSTTAATPSSPNTNTEVAFLSSWLAASPSRPPDWAPAASSPCKWSHVACDAAGKAVVSVAFQSVHLAVPAPSGLCAALPGLVSFVVSDANLTGGVPEDLALCRRLATLDLSGNSLTGPVPASLGNLTALESLVLNTNLLSGPIPAELGGLAGSLKGLLLFDNRLSGELPAELGALRRLESLRAGGNHDLSGPIPESFSKLSNLAVLGLADTKISGQLPSSIGNLKSLQTLSIYTTMLSGSIPPELALCGNLTDVYLYENALSGALPPELGALQSLQKLLLWQNALTGPIPDSFGNLTSLVSLDLSINSISGAIPPSLGRLPALQDLMLSDNNITGTIPVLLANATSLVQLQLDTNDISGLIPPELGRSLTNLQVLFAWQNRLEGAIPVTVASMSSLQALDLSHNRLTGAVPPGLFLLRNLTKLLILSNDLSGVIPPEIGKAASLVRLRLGGNRIAGEIPAAVGGMKSIVFLDLGSNRLTGAVPSEVGDCSQLQMLDLSNNTLNGALPESLAGVRGLQELDVSHNQLTGPVPESFGRLAVLSRLVLAGNALSGTIPAALGRCRALELLDLSDNRLSGTIPNELCSLAGLDIALNLSRNSLTGRIPARISELSKLSVLDLSYNAFSGSLTALAGLDNLVTLNVSQNNLSGYLPDTKLFRQLSASSLAGNSGLCTKGGDVCFVGVDADGRPMSVTASDDAQRAHRLKLAIALLVTATVAMVLGMMGILRARGGRGGGGGGSSDSEAGGGELGWPWQFTPFQKVSFSVEQVVRSLVDANIIGKGVSGVVYRVSLDSGETIAVKKLWPAAFKDAGAGRDSFSAEVRTLGSIRHKNIVRFLGCCWNKSTRLLMYDYMANGSLGAVLHERGGAQLEWDVRYRIVLGSAQGLAYLHHGCSPPIVHRDIKANNILIGLDLEAYIADFGLAKLVDEGADLGRSSNTVAGSYGYIAPEYGYMLKITEKSDVYSYGVVVLEVLTGKQPIDPTIPDGQHLVDWVRRHKGGAGVLDPALQGRSDTEVEEMLQVMGVALLCVSPVPDERPAMKDVAAMLKEIREEYAKVVDVPLKATPTTMTTSTSNTPPCPXPGTGSNSSSSSFSAIYSSSKAKSPFD